From Rhododendron vialii isolate Sample 1 chromosome 10a, ASM3025357v1, the proteins below share one genomic window:
- the LOC131303708 gene encoding uncharacterized protein LOC131303708: protein MNSYLLAPTKAVAMIHSGSQFWYVKMENSHFTIGWMNVVHAHNIGKNYLLLFSCAGHLEFNLYIFNENNYEIVYDWTTISPIQYSNAPNDWDSHEAFSHLIGDVMVIAFLPISYRATCHAFRTTIFVKADILEKQLWETFVAAYNLQAGHILILSPDIKLRLHVMVLHLNDHEEIYDWYSIPYDEEPLIWKFTLFMTHIRRKRMTRRIYFVKIPSD from the exons ATGAACTCGTATCTATTGGCACCAACTAAAGCGGTTGCGATGATTCATAGTGGTAGCCAATTCTGGTAtgtaaaaatggaaaattcccACTTTACAATTGGATGGATGAATGTAGTCCATGCTCACAATATCGGCAAGAATTATTTGCTTCTATTTTCTTGTGCTGGGCACCTTGAATTCAATCTATATATATTCAATGAAAATAATTATGAAATCGTGTACGATTGGACTACTATTTCACCAATCCAGTACTCAAATGCACCCAATGATTGGGATTCACACGAAGCTTTCTCTCACCTCATCGGAG ATGTCATGGTCATTGCATTTCTGCCAATAAGCTATCGAGCTACTTGCCATGCTTTCCGCACTACTATCTTTGTCAAAGCTGACATCCTTGAAAAACAG CTATGGGAAACATTTGTTGCTGCATATAACTTACAAGCTGGCCACATTCTGATTCTTAGTCCCGATATCAAGCTGCGGTTGCATGTTATGGTGCTTCATTTGAATGATCATGAAGAGATTTATGATTGGTATTCAATACCCTATGACGAAGAACCTTTGATTTGGAAATTCACCCTATTTATGACGCATATTAGAAGGAAGAGAATGACAAGAAGAatatattttgtaaaaattccGAGCGACTAA
- the LOC131302954 gene encoding uncharacterized protein LOC131302954 has translation MPPEPTLMPFPIERSTPTHRESPKEASKEVSEENDKRKRKEESVSDPQIIPTPAPYPNRLKALAKPNYNAELHELFNQVKINISLMDAVKQIPSYAKFLKDLCAETKLDFVILDTNSTGSSAASTPVIPRRSFLATADAVINCRNGLLNMTFGNMKMEVNIFNVGSQMGDDENIHEVSLIDTLVEEHVDELLYSDPLEVALTAEEAEFLKSFEVNYLYSLLKDEDEVCAMNSWIPKFEEFEELPPIEKKVLPSSVEPPKLELKPLPDTLKHVFLGDNETYPVVISSSLGNLRETKLINLLRRHMKAIGWTIADIKVINSTFYSHHIALEDNIKPSHQPQHRFNPIMKDVVRAEVLKLLDVGIIYPIVDSKWVSPIQVVPKKFGVKVMRNEENELVPTRVQKGWRVCIDYRKLNASTRKDHFPLPFIDQILERIAGHAFYCFLDGYSGYN, from the exons ATGCCTCCGGAACCTACCTTGATGCCCTTTCCTATCGAACGTTCAACACCAACCCATagggaatctcccaaggaggCAAGCAAGGAAGTTTCAGAGGaaaatgataaaagaaaaaggaaggaagaaagtGTATCGGACCCTCAAATTATTCCAACACCGGCACCATATCCTAATCGTTTGAAGGCTTTGGCGAAACCGAATTAcaatgcggagttgcatgaGTTATTCAATCAGGTGAAGATCAACATTTCTCTTATGGATGCAGTAAAGCAGATTCCGTCATATGCTAAGTTTCTTAAAGATCTATGCGCGGAAACTAAAT TGGATTTTGTAATTCTTGATACAAATTCGACTGGctcttctgctgcttctactcCAGTGATTCCTAGAAGATCCTTTCTAGCCACAGCAGATGCAGTTATCAACTGTCGAAACGGACTTCTTAATATGACattcggtaacatgaagatggaggtcaatatTTTTAATGTGGGCAGTCAAATGGGGGATGACGAGAACATACATGAAGTAAGCCTTATTGATACccttgtagaagaacacgtggacGAATTGCTctatagtgatcctttggaagttgctcttacagccGAAGAGGCCGAATTTCTCAAATCTTTCGAGGTCAATTATCTATATTCATTGCTCAAAGATGAGGATGAAGTGTGTGCTATGAATTCTTGgattccaaagtttgaagaatttgaagagCTTCCCCCAATAGAGAAGAAAGTCCTCCCATCTAGCGTTGAGCCACCAAAATTGGAGTTGAAACCTTTGCCTGACACTTTGAAGCATGTTTTCCTTGGAGACAATGAGACCTATCCTGTGgttatttcctcctctcttgggaatctccGAGAGACGaagttgattaatttattaAGGAGACACATGAAGGCTATAGGATGGACCATTGCGGATATCAAAGTAATCAATTCTACTTTCTACTCTCACCATATTGCTTTGGAAGATAATATCAAGCCATCTCACCAACCCCAACACCGCTTTAAccctattatgaaggatgtagttcgTGCTGAGGTCTTAAAGCTCTTGGATGTTGGGATCATTTATCCCATCGTcgatagtaaatgggtgagcccgattCAAGTTGTACCAAAGAAATTCGGGGTTAAAGTTATGCGTAATGAGGAGAATGAGCTAGTGCCAACACGTGTTCAGAAGGGATGGAGagtttgtattgattatcgGAAGCTCAACGCAAGCACAAGAAAGGATCATTTCCCTTTGCCGTTTATCGATCAGATTTTGGAAAGGATAGCCGGGcatgcattctattgtttcttagatgGTTATTCCGGGTATAATTAG
- the LOC131302953 gene encoding uncharacterized protein LOC131302953 — MKAFLDGEDVCDVVEKGVEGIDATTQKKKHDAKCYNCQRSLGDPQNSFKGADKVKRVRLQLRGEFEALQMNTTKSILDYFSRVLAVINQMKANGENLNDIRVVEKILRSLDSKFDYVVAAIEESKNHDSMAIDELMGSLETHELKINRKKKEPLEQVLQTRLNLNERCEVNQNGRECGRRRSRGRGREEGQGRGGQYGNEERSQNFQPNRGRGRGNYGNGRQRYDKSQVKFYNCQKFGHFSWEWENDTNHVEEKANLVSKGEEIESTVLLAYKCNEDEDKNTWYLDTGASNHM, encoded by the exons ATGAAGGCCTTTCTTGATGGAGAAGATGTATGTGACGTGGTGGAAAAAGGCGTTGAAGGAATTGATGCAACtacccaaaagaaaaagcaTGACGCCAAG TGCTACAACTGCCAAAGAAGCTTGGGAGATCCTCAAAATTCCTTCAAAGGAGCAGACAAAGTAAAGCGAGTTCGTCTCCAACTTCGAGGTGAGTTTGAAGCTTTACAAATGAACACTAccaaatcaattttggactaTTTTTCAAGAGTTTTGGCAGTTATAAATCAAATGAAAGCAAATGGTGAAAATTTGAATGATATCCGGGTGGTCGAAAAAATCCTCCGATCATTGGATTCAAAATTTGACTATGTTGTTGCGGCCATTGAGGAATCAAAAAATCATGATTCCATGGCTATTGATGAACTCATGGGATCATTAGAAACCCATGAGTTGAAGATCAATAGAAAGAAGAAAGAGCCATTGGAGCAAGTTCTTCAAACAAGGCTCAATCTAAATGAAAGATGTGAAGTGAATCAAAATGGTCGTGAATGTGGCCGTAGACGTAGTCGTGGTCGTGGCCGAGAAGAAGGACAAGGGAGAGGAGGACAGTATGGCAATGAAGAAAGAAGTCAAAATTTCCAACCAAATAGAGGTCGTGGGAGAGGAAATTATGGCAACGGAAGGCAAAGGTATGACAAATCTCAAGTTAAATTTTATAATTGTCAAAAGTTTGGTCATTTTTCTTGGGAATGGGAAAATGATACTAACCATGTGGAAGAGAAAGCTAACCTTGTTAGCAAAGGGGAAGAAATAGAATCTACGGTATTATTGGCATATAAATGCAATGAAGACGAAGACAAGAATACATGGTATCTTGACACGGGAGCGAGCAACCATATGTGA